The following coding sequences are from one Bacillus sp. PK3_68 window:
- a CDS encoding biotin-dependent carboxyltransferase family protein: protein MLRIIEAGNTTVQDLGRYGNYHYGIPRSGAADKYSFMAGNLLLNNPMDSAGLEMTFFGPKILFERETVICITGAPMTAYKNNQLIPMWENVKMCEGDILHFSPSNQGVKTYLCVSGGIQVPKVLGSRSTYLNSQFGGFQGRGLSVGDCIPIGEPPPEVFKRVGKSIPHSYLPNFQKHSELRVVMGLSAGLISDDGIKSFLNSEWKVSNESNRVAYRYTGSSVKFQTFKAPFGAGDSSSNVVDIPYPVGVVMVPNEEEVIVMLHDGTTGGGFVTIGTVISPDLDLIAQSRPTETSRFLAVSMNEAIEARKIRQKKIAELAESCK from the coding sequence ATGCTTAGGATCATAGAAGCAGGTAATACAACCGTTCAGGATCTTGGACGCTATGGCAACTATCATTATGGTATTCCCCGAAGTGGTGCAGCAGACAAATACTCCTTTATGGCGGGAAATCTATTGCTTAACAATCCTATGGATTCTGCTGGGTTAGAAATGACATTCTTTGGCCCTAAGATTCTTTTTGAAAGGGAAACTGTAATTTGCATTACAGGGGCACCGATGACCGCGTATAAGAATAACCAACTTATCCCCATGTGGGAAAATGTCAAGATGTGCGAAGGAGATATTTTGCATTTTTCTCCATCGAATCAAGGAGTAAAAACATACCTATGTGTTTCTGGTGGAATCCAAGTACCTAAAGTGTTAGGAAGCCGTTCTACATATCTAAATAGCCAATTTGGAGGTTTTCAGGGACGCGGGTTGAGCGTTGGAGACTGTATTCCCATTGGAGAACCTCCGCCGGAAGTGTTTAAAAGAGTTGGAAAATCCATCCCGCATTCATATTTGCCTAACTTCCAAAAGCATAGTGAGCTTCGCGTCGTGATGGGGCTATCTGCGGGACTAATTAGTGATGACGGGATTAAATCCTTTCTTAATTCAGAGTGGAAAGTATCGAATGAATCAAATCGAGTCGCCTATCGCTATACGGGCAGTTCGGTTAAATTTCAAACTTTCAAAGCGCCATTCGGAGCGGGAGACAGTTCTTCTAACGTTGTCGATATTCCATATCCGGTCGGGGTAGTCATGGTGCCCAATGAAGAAGAAGTGATCGTTATGTTACATGATGGGACAACCGGGGGAGGATTTGTCACGATCGGAACAGTGATTAGTCCTGATTTAGATTTAATTGCTCAATCCAGGCCTACGGAAACCTCCCGATTTTTAGCAGTTTCCATGAACGAAGCTATCGAGGCCCGGAAGATACGCCAAAAGAAGATCGCTGAATTGGCTGAATCCTGCAAATAA
- a CDS encoding carboxyltransferase domain-containing protein: MFTIPETRFHFGGDEYIFAEISKDMRVESNFKAIAITKELWVRQIPGVIDIYPANASYLVHFNPDVISAYDLLDILKEIDILKSNSSELDLNIRIVEIPIWYDDPITQEYSRLFKDRHPEPSLTNFEFVMKVNGFQDKEAFIEAHTSVPHLITMMGFNPGAAWEFPLGIPQDEIIQTPKYISPRTDSPRQAVGLGGLLQ; the protein is encoded by the coding sequence ATGTTTACGATCCCGGAGACTCGTTTCCATTTCGGCGGCGATGAATATATTTTTGCGGAAATATCTAAAGATATGCGCGTAGAAAGCAATTTTAAAGCGATAGCTATTACAAAAGAACTATGGGTTCGCCAAATTCCTGGCGTCATTGACATTTATCCAGCGAATGCATCATATCTCGTTCATTTTAACCCGGACGTCATTTCAGCTTACGATTTACTAGACATTTTAAAAGAAATAGATATTCTGAAAAGTAATTCATCTGAATTAGATCTGAATATACGTATTGTAGAGATCCCGATTTGGTATGACGATCCTATTACGCAGGAATATTCCCGCCTCTTTAAGGATCGCCATCCCGAACCATCTCTCACAAATTTTGAATTTGTTATGAAAGTGAACGGATTTCAAGATAAAGAAGCGTTTATAGAAGCACATACATCTGTACCACATCTTATAACCATGATGGGGTTCAATCCTGGAGCCGCTTGGGAATTCCCTCTTGGTATACCGCAAGATGAAATCATTCAAACTCCTAAGTATATTAGTCCTAGAACGGATTCGCCAAGACAGGCTGTTGGATTGGGGGGGCTTTTACAGTGA
- a CDS encoding helix-turn-helix domain-containing protein: MPLKQAIEEVEMQMIALGLKKYGTAAKVSEVLGVSPATISRRRKKMLK; encoded by the coding sequence ATGCCCTTAAAGCAAGCTATCGAAGAAGTAGAAATGCAGATGATTGCGTTGGGTTTAAAAAAGTATGGTACAGCAGCAAAGGTCTCTGAAGTTCTGGGGGTAAGTCCTGCAACCATTAGCCGACGCAGAAAAAAAATGTTGAAATAA
- a CDS encoding sigma 54-interacting transcriptional regulator, with the protein MFSWKEILRPVPFILTSQATVQDVLYHITKNSAELVLIEENGKVVGYVDKDLLLQQIQRFSHLQRPVEYRHDILKVPLNHEIEFYHNISVYVGVNESEELVGYSTIQHVRQQIHEFSYKHLKQLNAGAGIGIVTTNQSLEITFVNEMAEEILGLSSCLLLGRNYSSLIEVEHSLKDVLAGKSLVSVNSYFNSKQLIGNFTRMDGNGQMTGLVHIFFLREQWEEAVRELEFVRDLNEDMQAIYSSSQEQILVVNPQGTILRLAGTFLKDFWGEESPDKVIGCNILDLESQGLFQPNIIGTCLKKEKKLTSIHEGRNGRRLWTVATPVFHEGKITKIIVISRDITEVNELREKLIKVQQESEGYKQELNQLKSRSNRKSGLVYQSQEMALLVDQIRKVTDVDSTILIQGESGVGKEVIALAVHEWSQRNSHPFVRVNCGAIPEQLIESELFGYEKGAFTGADPKGRAGYFERANQGSIFLDEVSELPLNMQVKLLRVIQEREVTRVGGTKTISLDTRIIAATNKDLWELVQAGKFREDLYYRLHVIPIRIPPLRERKEDIIPLSLYFLKHFNHLYNKDKSLSTEALEIFESHQWLGNVRELQNMIERLVVTSQDDFIHADDVLLVLYNDQKK; encoded by the coding sequence ATGTTTAGCTGGAAAGAAATATTACGACCGGTCCCTTTTATCCTTACATCCCAGGCAACTGTCCAAGATGTTTTATATCATATAACAAAAAACAGTGCTGAACTAGTATTAATCGAAGAGAATGGGAAAGTAGTAGGGTATGTGGATAAAGACTTACTCCTTCAACAAATTCAACGCTTTTCTCATTTGCAGCGACCTGTCGAATATCGACATGACATTTTAAAGGTGCCCTTAAATCATGAGATAGAATTTTATCATAACATCTCTGTTTATGTAGGTGTCAATGAAAGCGAAGAACTAGTAGGATATAGTACCATACAACATGTACGTCAACAAATTCATGAATTTTCTTATAAACACTTAAAACAGCTTAATGCGGGGGCTGGAATCGGAATAGTCACTACAAACCAATCACTGGAAATTACTTTTGTGAATGAAATGGCAGAAGAAATCTTAGGTTTGTCATCATGTTTGTTACTGGGTCGTAACTATAGCTCTTTGATAGAGGTAGAACATTCCCTAAAGGATGTGCTAGCAGGTAAATCCTTGGTCAGTGTAAATAGTTATTTTAATAGTAAACAATTGATTGGAAATTTTACTCGTATGGATGGCAATGGACAAATGACAGGATTGGTCCATATCTTTTTTCTTAGAGAGCAATGGGAAGAGGCTGTTAGGGAGTTGGAATTTGTCCGGGATCTTAATGAAGATATGCAAGCGATCTACTCATCCTCTCAAGAACAAATCCTGGTAGTTAATCCACAAGGAACCATCCTGCGTCTCGCAGGTACTTTTTTGAAGGATTTTTGGGGAGAAGAAAGTCCAGATAAAGTCATTGGATGCAATATTTTGGACTTAGAAAGTCAAGGTCTCTTTCAACCGAATATTATAGGGACTTGCTTAAAAAAAGAAAAAAAACTTACAAGTATACATGAGGGAAGAAACGGACGGCGTCTATGGACTGTGGCCACTCCTGTATTTCATGAAGGAAAGATCACTAAAATTATAGTTATCTCACGTGATATTACTGAAGTGAACGAGCTGCGAGAAAAATTAATTAAAGTTCAGCAAGAGTCAGAGGGTTATAAACAAGAACTCAATCAATTGAAAAGTCGTTCTAACAGAAAGAGTGGGCTAGTCTATCAGTCGCAGGAGATGGCACTTTTAGTAGATCAAATAAGAAAAGTTACAGATGTCGATTCAACTATACTCATTCAAGGAGAATCCGGGGTGGGAAAAGAGGTGATCGCTCTTGCTGTACACGAGTGGAGCCAGCGGAATTCACATCCATTTGTGCGCGTAAATTGTGGAGCAATTCCTGAACAACTGATAGAAAGCGAACTGTTTGGTTATGAAAAAGGCGCTTTTACAGGTGCAGATCCTAAAGGCAGAGCGGGATATTTTGAACGAGCTAACCAAGGGTCCATTTTTCTAGATGAAGTTTCCGAACTGCCTCTAAACATGCAGGTCAAATTATTGAGGGTTATTCAAGAACGTGAAGTTACCCGGGTTGGGGGTACGAAAACGATTTCCCTTGACACCCGTATTATTGCAGCGACCAACAAAGATTTGTGGGAGTTAGTTCAGGCAGGAAAATTTAGAGAAGATTTATACTACCGTCTGCACGTCATTCCTATTCGTATACCCCCTTTACGAGAACGTAAAGAAGATATTATTCCTTTATCTTTATATTTTTTAAAACATTTTAATCATCTTTATAACAAAGATAAATCTTTATCTACTGAGGCTTTGGAAATATTTGAAAGTCATCAATGGCTAGGAAATGTACGAGAGCTACAAAACATGATTGAACGGCTGGTGGTGACTTCCCAAGATGATTTTATTCACGCAGATGATGTTCTTCTCGTGCTCTATAACGATCAAAAAAAATAA
- a CDS encoding 5-oxoprolinase subunit PxpA, whose product MHKVDLNCDMGESFGLYKLGNDEEMMKYITSANIACGFHGGDPQVMRESVELAKKYGVAVGAHPGLPDLLGFGRRKMNATLSEIKDYVTYQMGALREFTTAFEMKLQHCKPHGALYMMAMEDEQVARIILEAIAEVDTDIVVYAMNHSAVIEAGKKVGIRVAKEVYSDREHTATGSIVLTRTGAVIEDYGKMADRVVRMVKEGKVLAHTGEDVSLKAETVCIHGDTPGATLLAKSIVEAFKAENIEIAPIHQVLNTLV is encoded by the coding sequence ATGCACAAAGTCGATCTGAACTGTGATATGGGAGAGAGTTTTGGTTTATACAAGTTAGGAAATGACGAGGAAATGATGAAATACATCACTTCGGCCAATATTGCCTGCGGTTTTCATGGAGGAGATCCTCAGGTCATGCGAGAATCAGTGGAATTGGCTAAGAAGTACGGAGTAGCTGTTGGAGCTCATCCAGGGTTGCCTGATCTATTGGGATTTGGACGGAGGAAAATGAATGCTACTCTGTCCGAGATCAAGGATTATGTCACATACCAAATGGGAGCTCTACGGGAATTTACTACTGCTTTTGAGATGAAGCTTCAGCATTGCAAACCTCACGGTGCCCTATACATGATGGCAATGGAAGATGAACAGGTGGCGAGGATTATATTAGAAGCGATTGCGGAAGTAGATACAGATATCGTAGTCTATGCGATGAATCATTCAGCCGTTATAGAGGCAGGAAAGAAAGTGGGGATTCGTGTAGCCAAAGAAGTATACTCCGATCGTGAACATACCGCAACCGGATCTATTGTTTTAACAAGAACGGGAGCCGTCATAGAAGACTACGGAAAAATGGCGGATCGGGTGGTACGCATGGTTAAAGAAGGGAAAGTGCTTGCTCATACGGGTGAAGATGTATCGCTTAAAGCAGAAACGGTATGCATTCACGGAGATACACCTGGTGCCACACTTTTAGCAAAATCCATTGTCGAAGCGTTTAAAGCAGAAAATATAGAGATTGCTCCCATTCACCAAGTGTTGAACACGCTCGTATAA
- a CDS encoding tautomerase family protein: MPILRIEMLEGRSEKIKLSLAQEVSDAVSRALKVDKGEVSIIIKDVKRDDWTKGGAPLPGKLESRY; the protein is encoded by the coding sequence ATGCCAATTTTACGAATTGAAATGCTTGAAGGGAGAAGTGAAAAGATAAAGCTTTCATTAGCTCAGGAGGTCAGTGATGCTGTTTCACGTGCTCTCAAGGTTGATAAAGGAGAAGTCAGCATTATTATAAAAGACGTGAAAAGAGATGATTGGACAAAAGGCGGAGCGCCCTTGCCAGGAAAATTAGAATCCCGGTACTAA
- a CDS encoding tautomerase family protein, whose protein sequence is MDENLSVTIYHAHEKHGISGKGKKEMEGTDLPIITIEMLDGRTDEMQLTLIQEVTDAVSHTLNIDKEEIDIILHEVKRKHWAKGGILWPWGRSY, encoded by the coding sequence ATGGATGAAAACTTAAGCGTAACCATATACCATGCTCATGAAAAACACGGAATAAGTGGAAAAGGTAAAAAAGAAATGGAGGGAACAGACTTGCCAATTATAACAATTGAAATGCTCGATGGCAGAACTGATGAGATGCAACTAACATTGATCCAGGAGGTCACGGATGCAGTGTCTCACACTCTTAACATAGACAAAGAAGAGATTGACATCATTTTGCACGAGGTGAAAAGGAAGCACTGGGCAAAGGGCGGAATCCTTTGGCCATGGGGTAGAAGTTACTAA
- a CDS encoding acetyl-CoA carboxylase biotin carboxylase subunit, translated as MGYFKKVLIANRGEIARRIIRTCKRLGIQTVAVYSEADAMAPFVDEADEAVCLGPAQAAKSYLDIERVIEVAKKTESDGVHPGYGFLSENTDFARRLEQEGITFIGPDAKIIDLMGSKIESRLQMKKAGVPVVPGWDGSLGSVDEALELAEQIGYPIMLKASAGGGGIGMELVHSPEELKKAYSTTKQRAVSAFGDGTLFLEKYITNPRHIEVQVAGDRQGHVIHLFERECSVQRRNQKVVEESPSPYLDEETRQRLLETAVRGVKQIGYTTVGTMEFIFDEQKNFYFLEMNTRLQVEHPVTEEITGIDLVELQLQLAAKQPLPFKQKDVKRTGHSIECRLYAEDPKTFFPSPGPVKRLVLPEDVRLDFAIKEGDNVTPFYDPMIGKIIVHAATRKEAIEKMNQVLENIEVEGITTNKTLLQLIVQHYDFQRGEYTTRFLDKLLKVNV; from the coding sequence ATGGGCTATTTTAAAAAAGTATTGATTGCAAACCGCGGAGAAATTGCACGTCGGATCATCCGTACATGTAAACGTTTAGGCATTCAAACTGTAGCCGTCTACTCTGAAGCAGATGCTATGGCACCTTTTGTAGATGAGGCAGATGAAGCAGTATGTCTTGGTCCGGCACAGGCCGCAAAAAGTTACCTTGATATCGAAAGAGTAATTGAGGTAGCCAAAAAAACCGAATCTGACGGTGTACATCCGGGCTATGGATTTTTGTCCGAAAATACAGATTTTGCTCGACGTTTAGAGCAAGAAGGCATTACGTTCATTGGGCCTGATGCGAAGATCATTGATTTAATGGGAAGTAAAATTGAATCTCGCCTTCAAATGAAAAAAGCTGGTGTGCCCGTTGTGCCTGGTTGGGATGGTTCATTGGGATCTGTGGATGAAGCGTTGGAGCTTGCTGAGCAGATAGGATACCCGATTATGCTGAAAGCGAGTGCCGGTGGTGGCGGAATTGGGATGGAGCTAGTTCACAGTCCGGAAGAGCTTAAAAAGGCCTACTCGACAACCAAACAACGTGCAGTATCTGCATTTGGGGATGGGACGTTGTTCTTGGAAAAATATATAACCAATCCAAGGCATATCGAAGTCCAGGTAGCTGGGGATCGCCAGGGACATGTCATTCATTTGTTTGAACGTGAGTGCTCTGTCCAACGTCGAAATCAGAAGGTGGTAGAAGAGAGCCCATCTCCTTATTTAGATGAAGAAACTCGGCAACGGCTTTTGGAAACGGCTGTTCGAGGGGTGAAACAGATTGGCTATACGACGGTAGGAACGATGGAGTTTATTTTTGATGAACAGAAGAATTTCTATTTTCTTGAAATGAATACTCGCCTCCAAGTGGAGCACCCCGTAACCGAAGAAATTACGGGTATTGATTTAGTGGAACTACAGTTACAATTAGCTGCCAAACAACCTCTTCCTTTCAAACAAAAAGATGTGAAGAGAACAGGTCATTCTATAGAATGTCGTCTTTATGCAGAAGACCCTAAAACCTTCTTTCCTTCTCCGGGACCAGTTAAGCGCTTGGTTCTTCCCGAAGATGTGAGATTAGATTTTGCAATTAAAGAAGGTGACAATGTTACACCTTTCTATGACCCTATGATAGGGAAGATTATTGTTCATGCAGCGACACGTAAAGAAGCCATCGAGAAAATGAATCAGGTATTAGAAAATATTGAGGTAGAAGGTATAACAACCAATAAAACATTACTACAGTTGATTGTACAACATTATGATTTCCAACGGGGTGAATATACGACAAGGTTCCTTGATAAACTCCTTAAGGTCAATGTCTAG
- a CDS encoding acetyl-CoA carboxylase → MSNQITIVSPLPGVFYRKPSPDHPNFVDLGQEVKVGDTIGLVEVMKNYYEIKAEQDGILERCIVEEGDVVDAGQEIVVLIEK, encoded by the coding sequence ATGTCAAATCAAATCACGATTGTATCTCCTCTTCCTGGAGTGTTTTATCGTAAACCCAGTCCTGATCATCCTAACTTTGTGGATTTAGGTCAAGAAGTAAAAGTCGGTGATACGATTGGCTTGGTCGAGGTAATGAAGAACTATTACGAAATCAAAGCGGAACAAGATGGTATTTTAGAGCGTTGTATTGTTGAAGAGGGAGACGTTGTGGATGCAGGTCAAGAGATTGTTGTTCTTATTGAAAAATAA
- a CDS encoding biotin-dependent carboxyltransferase family protein → MIKVLKPGLQTTVQDQGRIGYYEIGMPPSGAMDQYSFAVSNLLVGNKENDAVLEITYMGPELEFQQDAVIAITGGDIPPKINGVSVPLWSTLTIRAGDVLSFDFVKSGARVYLAVKGGIDVPIIQNSRSTYTLCGIGGFEGRAIKAGDMLRIGSDSAANVSIGTVIPDAFIPTYSKSHEIRVVIGLCSYRLTEESKDCFLRTDWTVTTEANRVGYRFKGERLHFIPREQPFGAGSNPSNVVDLGYPIGSIQVPDGIEPIALLNDAVTGGGYATIATIISADLNRMAQVKTNDKVRFVPVTVDEAIQARRELKEKLTEIQHLLDLSPLKS, encoded by the coding sequence ATGATTAAGGTACTGAAACCAGGGCTTCAAACAACTGTTCAAGACCAAGGACGAATTGGTTACTATGAAATCGGAATGCCTCCATCTGGAGCAATGGATCAATATTCCTTCGCAGTTAGCAATTTATTGGTTGGTAATAAAGAAAATGATGCTGTTTTGGAAATAACCTACATGGGTCCTGAGCTGGAGTTTCAACAGGATGCCGTCATCGCCATAACAGGAGGAGACATCCCTCCAAAGATTAATGGGGTATCAGTCCCTTTGTGGAGTACATTAACGATCAGAGCAGGCGATGTCCTTTCATTTGACTTTGTAAAATCTGGTGCACGGGTTTATCTTGCTGTTAAGGGTGGAATTGATGTCCCTATCATTCAAAACTCCCGGTCGACATACACGCTTTGCGGGATTGGGGGGTTCGAGGGGAGAGCCATTAAAGCGGGTGACATGCTTCGGATTGGTAGTGATTCAGCGGCAAATGTTTCGATAGGAACTGTCATTCCCGATGCTTTTATTCCAACGTATAGCAAGAGCCATGAAATCCGGGTAGTGATAGGACTGTGTAGCTACCGACTAACCGAAGAAAGTAAAGACTGTTTCTTGCGTACTGATTGGACTGTAACTACGGAGGCCAACCGTGTAGGATACCGGTTTAAAGGAGAGAGGCTTCATTTTATTCCGCGCGAGCAACCATTTGGCGCAGGCAGTAATCCTTCTAACGTGGTAGATCTGGGGTATCCTATAGGTTCGATACAAGTCCCTGATGGAATCGAACCAATTGCTCTATTAAATGATGCTGTAACGGGTGGAGGATATGCGACCATTGCAACAATAATTAGTGCGGATTTAAACCGCATGGCTCAAGTGAAAACGAATGATAAAGTGCGTTTTGTACCGGTTACGGTAGATGAAGCGATCCAAGCTCGCCGGGAGCTGAAAGAGAAATTAACTGAAATCCAACATCTTCTAGATCTCTCACCACTAAAGTCATGA